A DNA window from Ignavibacteriales bacterium contains the following coding sequences:
- a CDS encoding T9SS type A sorting domain-containing protein — protein sequence MKTKFILLLTLLTASFSLAQTPTYNLILKNDTLVNDTTYEFDVFMERTGITELELATISPIMRFNTAISSGTLTFTINTGSSQLNSSQQPTSLSIVGNELQIAPRTPPGVGNGTIISTPPGLRIGRFRITSSVAFSDQKANIIWKNSSALPITKVNAYEISDLNVNITDSTGHLSQLNNGSLSPLGISSTSPRPNGIPGALYTDTLNAFNGTPPYNWIISSGSLPTGLSFSSSGIISGTPTTSQTSNFTVRVTDNISATVTKNFSITISHGILNNFLIEKQSGGTIGQQIAGTPFAIKITARDSYNNTVTDFNGTVDITSNGTISSGGGTTVPFVNGILSSHSVTITNASNTISLTAIKTSGSESGTSNTFTVTSAIANRLTIQTQPSSNATAGIIFPGQPVIHIEDTYGNIVTSDNSSIVVATAQGGIGVLQGTSSVTASGGIVAFSNLSYNIAETIALHFASGSLTPVNSDSINVSANTGIKVSVETAADGSGTIVPAQDLTAGNSITAYSIERDLYDNFVQNIPSSWSLKNITGGVSTSDLVPASNQKSSTFTGHLSGSTKIQASSSGKDSTPSGTISVTSTSANHLVFVQQPTSTTAGSFISPSITVQLKDAYDNNVAESGIVVTISLSSGSGILSGTKSRTTDANGVASFNDLWIDLIGSKNINASSGSLTDATSSTFSITHGSSDHLVFVQQPTNTIAGGTISPAVTVQLKDPYENDVTASGISISLEVSSGTDTLRGTKTRTTDANGVATFSDLNIRLIGTKSITATSFGITGAISSPFIISPAAANKISVETMADGSGVIIPAQTIISGSSLSVYAITRDVYNNFISNSIGSWSLDNVTGSVIGTDLVPFDGNRAATFTGHGAGSANIKATSGILTPVSSGTLTVVAGSVHHLSFTRQPSATVAGSIISPAVTVQLKDNLGNDVSIENVAITLSLSNGTGTLSGTLTQLTNNSGLARFSDLSINKSGTKNLSAQSGSLIPAVSDAFSISADTPVAIAFLQQPPSNVVAGATISPAITVQLRDSYDNTVPTAGETITLTLTSGIGPLLGTTSKITDASGTATFSDLSMQKAGAKQLTATRTLFTPVQSNSFNVNPATATKIIVESAPDGNGSIITAQSIVSQNTLTAYAVNRDLYDNFVANDSSAVWSLQFIVDSIKQSDLVFSSACNCATFTARLTGTAQIHVEKIGLTSVNSGTLTVLAGMASRLVYLQQPTDGAAGAIISPSVRIQISDNAGNPISILGDTITISKKTGTGTLNGTKQRTTNSSGNVIFNDLSIDMPGVKTLEATHQSYSAVTSNPFTLSQYTITATAGSHGSISPSGTVNLNYGANQIFYITPEIGYHIFDVLVDGSTVGKVSSYTFTNVTDNHTINATFAIDTLTITASAGANGTISPSGTVPVLYGSNQTFTFIPSVGYHVLNFSVDGVQNPSSTSYTFTNVTANHTISVTFVPDSLTITASAGANGTITPSGNVLVGYATNQLFTITPDTGYHVVNVLIDGSPIGAQTNYTFTNVVTNHSISASFAIDTLTITATAGAHGLISPIGNVKVLFGSDQSFTITPDIGYHILDLLVDGISAGVPTSYSFINVRSNHSISVSFGINTYTITATAGSHGSISPSGSVAANYGSNSSFLITPDLGYHINFVTVDGVPVSIDSTNRYTFTNVTADHTIDASFTPNNITVTVQSNPIGMSFTVDGISYSTTQIFNWIAGESHIISTDSIQPGTTGTRYLWNSWTNGTTLTSIISPLVNTTYTVNFITQRYLTMVANDGGTVTPQSGWFNHGQIVTITAYPDPNYSFNIWSGTAGGYSGRTNPASVTMNQPITETASFTRNPVSVTVQTNPQGRSFVYDGTTYLVKQTFTEQPGTNHTIRIAATTQPGGPGIQYVWNNWSDGGTATHTVFPLTDTTFTANFITQFLLTMTAGTGGTVSPLIGYQDSGAAVLIKAIPNKGYIFKGWTGTGTGSYSGNLDSTLITIGSPMTQSAAFALDTMIITSTAGLHGTISPSGDVKVVYGSSQSFTITPDTLYNISDVVVDGSSVGVRTSYTFLNVTAPHTIVASFTINGYTITASAGPHGSINPSGPIAVDYGSTLSFTIIPDTGYYVDSVFVDGILVDSLTSYTFNNITSNHTISAKFAPNQLIITATAGLYGAISPSGDVNVSYGSSRTFTFLPDTGYHIDSVFIDGVYYGTPGFYTFTNIISTHTISVTFSINKFVISATSGLNGTLNPLGPTIVSYDDSLVVSILPDTGYHTTSVLVDAVNVGAIPSYTFRNIKANHTISATFAINNYTIVSTAGTNGTISPSGTITLPYGSTQRYSIRPGANYHVDSVLVDSLYVGNDTTYTFTQLSSNHTIRAIFAINMISVTILTVPDSLSVVIDNLPYTSPQVFSWPYGSIHSIAATDTQNTKIDTRSLYVNWSDGGTKRHQVVITRDSTFTAFYRPQYYLTMSALTGGSVIPATSWQDSGRLISIRALPSLGYQFDRWTGVGIGSYSDTLNPVNISMLSPISETASFKRYLANVNIATSPAALTIIVDDTLYQSPHLFNWATGSSHTITVVDTQQGATGIRYTWNTWSDSGAKNHTVIPLSDTTFTATFITQYYLTMNANAGGTVTPASGWFNRSQSVQITAIPITGYNFTTWAGLGSGSYSGAINPSAVTMNSPITETANFTRRPVQITIGTNPTGRSFIYNGTTYTATQTRFVDPGSQLTLGAPSPQPDALPDKQWAWVSWSDSGTQAHTVFPTTDTIFTAFFSPQYALTMNILPVNSGTTNPSGKKYYFIGDTVTLFATPAAGYVFTNWSGAISSTDNPAKIIITGSVNVTANFGRAVQISLTTLPSGRRIMVDDSTYTTPKVISWLRGTSHRLSAPSPQSDIAGIRYLFQSWNDFGDSSHYVTPSTDTIYTATFSTQYYLTMMTEAGGTVNPPSDWHKGGDTVQISAVADTDYVFYEWLGTGNGSYTGKLNPSGVIMNEPITQEALFSHYIPPPILTGIADGAIDISTSPNLSWMIYGGANSYNLQISTDSTFTDTTKFILNQRGIIDTSVQISSLANARLYFWRVSVKSGIDESRFTLPRRFTTVGATIAVVTPPVTWATTFTYPISWTSSPTLTGNINIKLSIDSGKSFRLIKENLINNGLTSVTLPDTLATTSIDSCRLRVESFLNNAIVGESNIFSIVSGRLPATVRLSTTIPFAPEPLSSIQYRLFSVPGIVDTLRVGIYPFGVPRIDWRMFSDNGNAENYLIELSLNSYLKTGEGYWLLKKGEFYLPQFDMLTPTLNSDASYNIQIHSGWNIIGNPFDKNIAWQSVIDANSLPASTKLYSYTGSYIEKLALEPFKGYYFFNSSNLTSLKFPYPFGRINVTPKIIPTLWSVKLNYESDLNHDTENYLGIAPIAKQGMDMLDGRKPPLFLDQGFLYFPRPVWDETFQRFSSDFRPEIGQGQTWDFEVANPRKSLGKIGFDGIDNIPGDYRVILINLWNSTPFDLRKQPTYSFLSVIEKMQFKIVIGTEEYIESEIDKVLPKEFELVQNFPNPFNSSTSLSVKLPRDANVKLNIYNSLGQLVKTIAEGAYTAGIHTFVWDGTDASGSITSSGVYFYRLLEGATILQTKKMIMIK from the coding sequence ATGAAAACGAAATTTATTTTACTGCTGACACTATTGACCGCGAGTTTTTCGTTGGCACAGACACCAACTTATAATTTGATTTTAAAGAATGATACGCTGGTTAACGATACAACTTATGAATTTGATGTTTTTATGGAGCGTACAGGTATAACTGAGTTAGAATTAGCAACAATCTCACCAATAATGAGGTTTAATACCGCGATAAGCTCAGGCACTTTAACATTTACGATCAATACCGGATCGTCTCAATTAAATTCATCTCAACAGCCCACTTCACTTTCAATCGTTGGAAATGAATTACAGATTGCGCCACGAACCCCACCCGGTGTCGGTAACGGAACAATTATATCAACCCCTCCCGGATTAAGAATAGGAAGATTTCGGATCACCAGTAGCGTTGCTTTTTCTGACCAGAAAGCCAACATCATTTGGAAGAATTCCAGCGCGCTTCCCATCACCAAGGTAAATGCATACGAGATTTCTGATCTCAACGTAAACATAACAGATTCAACCGGACACCTAAGTCAATTAAATAACGGATCATTATCACCCTTAGGTATTTCCAGTACGTCACCAAGACCGAATGGGATACCGGGTGCACTTTACACAGATACACTTAATGCATTCAATGGTACACCTCCTTATAACTGGATTATCAGTAGCGGATCTTTGCCTACAGGTTTATCATTTTCTTCATCAGGTATAATAAGTGGTACACCAACAACTAGTCAAACTTCGAATTTCACCGTCAGGGTGACAGACAATATATCTGCGACTGTTACAAAAAATTTCTCTATTACAATTAGTCATGGCATTCTCAATAATTTCCTCATAGAAAAACAAAGTGGCGGTACAATTGGACAACAAATAGCGGGGACACCTTTTGCAATTAAAATTACCGCAAGAGATTCTTACAACAATACCGTAACAGATTTCAACGGCACTGTTGATATTACTTCGAACGGAACAATTTCATCAGGCGGGGGGACAACGGTACCTTTCGTGAATGGAATATTGTCTTCACATTCAGTAACTATCACAAATGCTTCAAATACCATATCCCTTACAGCAATAAAAACCAGTGGTAGTGAATCCGGAACAAGCAACACATTTACTGTAACTTCCGCAATAGCTAACCGGCTAACAATTCAAACCCAACCGTCCAGCAATGCAACTGCCGGGATAATTTTTCCCGGTCAACCAGTAATCCATATTGAAGATACCTATGGGAATATTGTCACCTCCGATAATAGCAGTATAGTTGTCGCAACCGCGCAAGGCGGAATCGGAGTACTTCAGGGAACATCATCTGTAACAGCATCGGGAGGAATCGTCGCATTCTCCAATCTCTCATATAATATCGCAGAAACGATTGCATTACATTTTGCGTCGGGATCTCTCACGCCGGTAAATTCCGACAGTATCAATGTTTCTGCCAATACAGGTATAAAAGTTAGTGTTGAAACAGCCGCGGATGGAAGTGGGACAATTGTTCCGGCACAGGATTTAACCGCTGGAAATTCTATTACAGCATATTCTATCGAGCGTGATTTATATGATAATTTTGTACAGAATATTCCTTCTAGTTGGTCTTTAAAAAATATTACCGGTGGAGTTTCAACCTCAGATCTTGTCCCGGCATCAAACCAAAAAAGTTCTACATTTACAGGGCATCTGAGCGGATCGACAAAAATACAAGCATCGTCTTCCGGAAAAGATAGCACACCGAGCGGTACGATTTCCGTTACTTCAACATCAGCTAATCATCTTGTATTTGTACAGCAACCGACATCAACAACTGCAGGCTCTTTTATCTCACCGAGTATCACTGTCCAATTAAAAGATGCCTACGATAACAACGTAGCAGAGTCCGGAATTGTTGTTACCATATCGCTATCAAGCGGCAGCGGGATTCTCAGCGGCACAAAATCACGGACAACTGATGCAAACGGAGTTGCATCATTCAACGATCTTTGGATAGATCTTATTGGATCAAAAAATATTAATGCGTCCAGCGGGAGTTTAACCGATGCCACAAGCAGTACATTCTCTATCACTCACGGATCATCTGATCATCTGGTATTCGTTCAACAACCAACAAATACGATAGCCGGAGGAACAATTTCTCCAGCTGTCACGGTTCAACTGAAAGATCCGTATGAGAATGATGTCACCGCATCCGGCATTTCGATATCGCTGGAGGTTTCAAGCGGGACAGACACACTCCGAGGAACTAAAACCCGCACAACAGACGCGAACGGAGTAGCGACGTTCAGTGATTTGAATATTCGATTGATTGGCACAAAGAGTATCACTGCAACAAGCTTTGGTATTACCGGAGCAATAAGTTCACCTTTTATAATATCACCTGCAGCGGCAAATAAGATATCTGTTGAGACTATGGCAGATGGAAGCGGTGTAATTATTCCGGCACAGACAATTATATCAGGGAGTTCGTTAAGCGTATATGCTATCACCAGAGATGTTTACAACAATTTTATTTCAAATTCTATTGGATCTTGGTCACTCGACAATGTCACAGGAAGTGTCATTGGGACCGATCTCGTTCCTTTCGATGGAAACCGAGCAGCAACATTTACGGGACACGGCGCGGGAAGTGCGAATATTAAAGCTACCTCGGGAATACTGACACCGGTTTCATCCGGAACACTTACTGTTGTGGCAGGCAGTGTCCACCATCTCTCCTTCACGCGACAACCTTCGGCAACAGTGGCAGGATCGATAATATCCCCCGCAGTGACAGTTCAACTTAAAGATAATCTCGGAAATGATGTCTCAATCGAAAATGTTGCGATCACACTAAGTTTAAGTAACGGTACCGGAACTCTCAGCGGTACTTTGACTCAATTAACGAATAACAGCGGTTTGGCAAGGTTTAGTGATTTATCGATCAACAAATCAGGAACAAAAAATCTTTCTGCACAGAGCGGATCGTTGATACCGGCAGTCAGCGATGCTTTTTCAATTTCAGCCGACACACCTGTTGCAATTGCTTTCTTACAGCAACCACCATCCAATGTGGTTGCCGGAGCAACAATCAGTCCCGCAATCACGGTTCAACTCCGTGACAGTTACGATAATACCGTTCCAACAGCAGGCGAAACGATCACGCTTACACTAACGTCAGGGATCGGACCTTTACTCGGGACAACATCGAAGATAACAGATGCAAGCGGTACAGCTACATTCAGTGACCTCAGCATGCAGAAGGCCGGAGCAAAACAACTCACCGCAACAAGGACATTATTCACTCCCGTACAAAGCAATTCATTCAATGTTAATCCCGCAACGGCGACAAAAATAATCGTAGAAAGCGCACCCGATGGAAATGGAAGTATAATTACTGCCCAATCAATTGTTTCCCAGAATACATTAACTGCTTATGCAGTTAATCGTGATCTCTATGATAATTTTGTCGCGAACGATTCATCAGCCGTATGGTCATTGCAGTTTATCGTTGATAGCATAAAGCAATCGGATCTCGTATTTTCGAGTGCGTGCAATTGTGCCACGTTTACGGCGCGACTAACCGGTACTGCTCAAATCCATGTAGAAAAAATCGGCTTGACTTCCGTTAACTCAGGAACTTTAACGGTTCTTGCGGGAATGGCATCGAGATTAGTCTATCTTCAACAACCAACAGACGGTGCTGCCGGTGCAATTATATCACCTAGTGTTAGAATACAAATTTCAGATAATGCCGGTAACCCTATTTCAATATTAGGTGATACGATAACTATCTCTAAAAAAACCGGGACAGGGACTTTAAATGGTACCAAGCAACGCACAACAAATTCGTCGGGAAATGTAATTTTTAATGATCTCAGTATCGATATGCCGGGAGTTAAAACATTAGAGGCAACGCATCAATCATATTCTGCAGTCACCAGCAATCCGTTCACGCTTAGTCAATATACAATAACAGCAACAGCCGGTTCACATGGCTCTATCTCACCATCGGGAACAGTGAATCTAAATTACGGAGCAAATCAAATTTTTTATATTACACCCGAAATCGGGTACCATATTTTTGATGTTTTAGTAGATGGATCAACAGTCGGTAAGGTTTCATCCTATACATTCACGAATGTTACAGATAACCACACGATAAACGCAACGTTCGCTATCGATACACTTACTATTACAGCATCTGCCGGAGCAAACGGTACGATTAGTCCCTCTGGAACAGTTCCTGTGCTTTATGGAAGTAATCAAACGTTTACGTTCATTCCTTCAGTAGGTTATCATGTATTAAATTTTTCTGTCGATGGGGTACAAAATCCATCGTCAACATCTTATACATTCACAAATGTTACCGCGAACCATACGATTTCTGTTACGTTTGTGCCCGATTCGCTGACAATCACTGCTTCTGCCGGTGCGAATGGAACGATCACTCCATCGGGGAATGTACTAGTCGGTTACGCAACGAATCAACTCTTCACTATTACACCCGATACCGGTTATCACGTTGTAAATGTTTTAATTGACGGCAGTCCTATTGGCGCGCAAACAAATTATACCTTTACAAATGTTGTGACAAATCATTCGATCAGTGCCTCGTTTGCCATTGACACTCTGACAATTACAGCAACGGCTGGTGCTCACGGTTTAATATCACCCATCGGAAACGTTAAAGTTCTTTTCGGATCAGACCAATCTTTTACGATTACACCCGATATCGGTTATCACATTCTTGATTTATTAGTGGATGGAATTTCGGCAGGTGTACCAACATCATACTCATTCATAAATGTGCGGAGCAACCATTCCATCTCCGTGTCATTTGGCATCAATACTTACACAATAACCGCGACTGCAGGTTCGCACGGTTCTATATCACCGAGCGGATCTGTTGCGGCAAATTACGGATCAAATAGTTCGTTCTTGATTACTCCCGATCTGGGATATCATATAAATTTTGTTACCGTTGATGGAGTCCCTGTTTCAATCGATAGTACGAACAGATACACTTTCACAAATGTCACTGCCGACCACACCATCGATGCTTCATTCACGCCAAATAACATTACCGTTACGGTGCAATCCAATCCGATAGGAATGAGCTTCACGGTAGATGGAATTTCATATTCAACAACCCAAATATTTAATTGGATTGCCGGAGAAAGCCATATCATATCAACCGACTCAATTCAACCCGGAACAACCGGAACACGTTACCTCTGGAATTCGTGGACGAATGGCACAACACTAACAAGTATAATTTCGCCGTTGGTAAATACAACGTATACCGTTAACTTTATTACTCAACGTTACCTTACTATGGTTGCAAATGACGGTGGTACTGTTACTCCACAAAGCGGATGGTTTAACCACGGACAAATAGTTACAATTACGGCATATCCAGATCCAAATTACAGCTTCAATATTTGGAGCGGAACAGCAGGTGGTTACAGCGGACGGACAAATCCGGCATCTGTAACGATGAACCAACCTATTACGGAGACTGCCAGTTTTACACGGAATCCGGTTTCAGTTACCGTTCAAACAAACCCGCAGGGCAGATCGTTTGTTTATGATGGCACAACATATTTAGTTAAACAAACATTCACAGAACAACCTGGCACAAATCATACAATAAGAATCGCGGCAACAACACAACCGGGCGGTCCCGGAATTCAATACGTTTGGAACAATTGGAGCGATGGCGGAACCGCAACACATACTGTTTTCCCATTGACCGATACAACATTCACTGCCAATTTTATCACCCAATTTTTATTGACAATGACAGCAGGCACCGGCGGAACCGTCTCACCTTTAATCGGTTACCAGGATAGCGGTGCGGCAGTTTTAATAAAAGCGATTCCAAATAAAGGTTATATTTTTAAAGGATGGACGGGAACGGGTACAGGCTCTTATAGTGGCAATCTCGATTCAACATTGATTACAATTGGTAGCCCGATGACTCAGTCTGCCGCGTTCGCACTCGATACAATGATTATTACTTCTACTGCTGGGCTTCATGGAACAATTTCACCTTCCGGTGACGTGAAGGTGGTGTACGGTTCGAGTCAATCATTCACCATAACACCTGATACATTGTATAATATTTCCGATGTTGTAGTAGACGGCAGTTCTGTTGGTGTACGAACATCCTACACATTTTTGAATGTCACAGCTCCACACACCATAGTTGCAAGCTTTACAATCAACGGATATACTATAACCGCTTCAGCGGGACCACATGGTTCAATAAATCCATCCGGACCGATTGCAGTTGATTACGGATCAACGCTCTCATTTACCATAATCCCTGATACCGGATATTATGTCGACAGTGTATTTGTAGATGGAATTCTAGTTGATTCATTAACAAGTTACACTTTCAATAATATAACATCAAACCACACGATATCAGCGAAGTTCGCACCGAATCAATTAATCATAACGGCAACGGCCGGTCTGTATGGTGCCATCTCACCATCCGGTGATGTGAATGTGAGTTACGGTTCAAGTCGTACTTTTACATTCCTCCCTGATACTGGTTATCATATTGACAGTGTGTTCATTGACGGAGTATATTACGGAACACCGGGCTTTTATACTTTCACAAATATTATCAGTACTCACACTATCAGTGTAACATTTTCTATAAATAAATTTGTTATATCTGCAACAAGCGGTTTGAACGGCACGTTGAATCCGCTCGGACCGACAATTGTCAGTTATGATGATAGTCTAGTTGTATCCATTCTACCTGATACTGGCTATCATACTACATCCGTTTTGGTAGATGCGGTAAATGTTGGAGCTATTCCTTCTTATACTTTTAGAAATATCAAAGCGAACCATACCATATCCGCGACGTTCGCAATCAATAACTATACTATCGTTTCAACCGCCGGTACTAATGGTACGATCTCTCCATCAGGAACGATAACATTACCTTATGGAAGTACGCAGAGATATTCAATCCGCCCGGGCGCCAACTATCATGTCGATAGCGTTTTAGTAGATAGTTTATATGTGGGTAATGATACAACTTATACATTTACTCAGTTGTCGTCGAATCATACCATTCGCGCTATCTTCGCGATCAACATGATCTCTGTGACCATACTGACTGTACCTGATAGTTTGTCCGTAGTCATTGATAATCTTCCATACACATCACCACAGGTGTTTTCGTGGCCTTATGGTTCAATCCACAGTATAGCCGCAACCGATACTCAAAACACGAAAATTGATACACGTTCATTGTATGTGAACTGGAGCGACGGAGGAACAAAAAGACATCAGGTTGTAATAACCCGAGATTCTACTTTTACCGCATTTTACAGACCACAATATTATTTAACTATGAGTGCCCTAACAGGCGGTTCTGTAATTCCGGCTACCAGTTGGCAGGATAGCGGCAGGTTGATATCGATCCGTGCTCTTCCTTCTCTCGGATATCAATTTGACAGATGGACAGGAGTAGGAATCGGTTCATATTCCGACACACTGAATCCTGTGAACATCTCTATGCTTTCGCCAATTTCAGAGACGGCCTCATTCAAACGGTATCTTGCGAACGTCAATATCGCAACATCACCTGCGGCACTTACGATAATTGTTGATGACACACTTTACCAGAGTCCACATCTTTTTAATTGGGCAACGGGTAGTTCGCACACGATTACCGTGGTAGATACACAGCAGGGTGCCACAGGAATTCGCTACACATGGAATACTTGGAGCGACAGTGGAGCTAAAAATCACACTGTCATACCGCTGTCTGATACAACATTCACGGCGACATTTATTACTCAATATTACTTAACAATGAATGCGAACGCTGGCGGCACTGTTACCCCCGCAAGCGGATGGTTCAATCGTTCACAAAGCGTGCAGATAACCGCAATCCCGATCACCGGTTACAATTTCACAACCTGGGCCGGGTTAGGCAGCGGATCTTACAGCGGTGCAATCAATCCCTCTGCAGTTACTATGAATTCCCCAATAACGGAAACAGCAAACTTCACCCGGAGACCTGTTCAAATCACTATTGGAACAAATCCAACCGGAAGGTCTTTCATATACAATGGAACAACATACACTGCAACTCAAACTCGCTTTGTTGATCCGGGATCGCAACTGACACTCGGCGCGCCATCTCCTCAACCCGACGCTCTACCCGATAAGCAATGGGCATGGGTAAGCTGGAGCGATAGCGGCACTCAAGCACACACTGTCTTCCCAACTACAGACACTATTTTTACGGCATTCTTCTCGCCGCAATATGCTTTAACGATGAATATTTTACCTGTAAATTCCGGCACAACAAATCCATCCGGTAAAAAATATTATTTCATCGGAGATACTGTTACCTTGTTCGCAACCCCGGCCGCAGGTTATGTTTTCACAAATTGGAGTGGGGCTATTTCAAGCACTGATAATCCGGCAAAAATAATTATTACAGGTTCCGTGAATGTAACAGCTAATTTCGGCAGAGCAGTACAAATTTCTCTCACAACTCTCCCTTCAGGAAGAAGAATCATGGTCGATGATTCAACATACACGACACCAAAAGTAATATCATGGCTGCGAGGTACCAGTCACCGCCTTTCCGCACCATCTCCACAATCGGATATTGCAGGAATACGCTATCTATTCCAGAGTTGGAACGACTTCGGTGATTCCTCCCATTATGTTACTCCATCCACCGATACAATTTACACGGCAACATTTTCAACCCAGTACTACTTGACGATGATGACTGAAGCTGGCGGGACAGTTAATCCACCGAGCGATTGGCACAAGGGAGGAGATACGGTTCAAATATCTGCCGTGGCAGATACGGATTATGTTTTCTATGAATGGCTCGGGACAGGCAATGGATCATATACCGGGAAATTAAATCCATCGGGAGTGATAATGAATGAACCGATTACTCAAGAGGCGTTGTTCAGTCATTATATCCCGCCTCCCATTCTCACTGGAATTGCAGATGGCGCGATAGATATTTCTACGTCACCAAATCTGAGTTGGATGATTTATGGAGGAGCTAATTCTTATAATCTTCAAATCTCTACCGATTCAACTTTTACTGATACGACAAAATTCATTTTGAATCAGCGCGGTATCATCGATACATCAGTTCAAATATCTTCACTTGCCAATGCTCGTCTTTACTTCTGGCGTGTCAGTGTAAAATCGGGAATCGATGAGAGCCGCTTTACACTTCCGAGAAGATTCACAACTGTTGGTGCTACGATTGCCGTAGTAACTCCACCCGTTACATGGGCAACCACATTTACATATCCGATTTCATGGACCAGCAGTCCCACGTTGACAGGTAATATAAATATCAAATTGTCTATCGACAGCGGAAAATCATTCCGACTGATAAAGGAAAATTTAATTAACAATGGATTAACGTCAGTCACATTGCCCGATACGCTTGCAACAACATCGATCGATAGTTGCCGGTTGAGAGTGGAATCGTTCCTGAACAACGCTATTGTTGGAGAAAGCAATATCTTCTCAATAGTTTCCGGTAGATTGCCCGCCACAGTTCGTCTTTCTACCACCATTCCATTCGCACCCGAACCGCTTTCTTCAATCCAATACCGGTTATTCAGTGTGCCGGGTATTGTTGATACACTGAGAGTCGGGATTTATCCGTTCGGTGTCCCCAGAATCGATTGGAGAATGTTCTCCGATAACGGAAATGCTGAAAATTATCTCATCGAATTATCTCTGAATTCTTACTTAAAAACGGGAGAAGGATACTGGCTGCTGAAGAAAGGTGAATTTTATCTGCCGCAATTCGATATGTTAACACCAACACTCAACTCCGATGCTTCTTATAATATTCAGATTCACAGCGGATGGAATATAATCGGAAATCCTTTCGACAAGAATATTGCGTGGCAATCTGTGATTGATGCAAACAGTCTGCCCGCTTCAACAAAGTTATATTCGTACACCGGCTCATACATCGAAAAACTCGCATTGGAACCATTTAAAGGTTATTACTTCTTTAATAGTTCAAACCTCACATCGCTGAAATTTCCATACCCGTTCGGCAGAATCAATGTGACACCGAAAATCATTCCAACACTCTGGAGTGTAAAGTTGAATTACGAATCCGATCTCAACCATGATACGGAAAATTATTTAGGCATCGCGCCGATTGCCAAACAAGGTATGGATATGTTGGATGGAAGAAAACCTCCTCTCTTTTTAGATCAGGGATTCCTATATTTCCCGCGGCCCGTATGGGATGAAACGTTCCAAAGGTTCAGTTCTGATTTCAGACCGGAAATCGGTCAGGGACAAACATGGGATTTCGAAGTTGCTAACCCACGGAAATCTCTTGGTAAAATCGGATTCGACGGAATAGATAACATCCCGGGAGATTATCGAGTTATTTTGATCAATCTATGGAACAGCACACCGTTCGATCTCAGGAAGCAACCTACATATTCGTTCCTCAGTGTGATTGAAAAGATGCAGTTTAAAATTGTAATAGGCACTGAAGAATATATCGAAAGCGAAATCGATAAAGTTTTGCCGAAGGAATTTGAGTTGGTTCAGAACTTCCCGAATCCGTTTAACAGTTCCACATCGCTCAGCGTAAAACTTCCGCGCGACGCGAACGTAAAATTGAATATTTATAACTCTCTTGGACAGCTTGTGAAAACAATTGCAGAAGGGGCGTACACGGCAGGCATTCACACATTCGTATGGGATGGAACCGATGCCTCGGGATCGATAACATCGTCTGGCGTTTATTTCTACCGCTTGCTCGAGGGTGCAACAATTCTTCAAACAAAGAAAATGATAATGATAAAGTAG
- a CDS encoding response regulator, giving the protein MHTILMIEDDEVQLALQRSILMDAGYKLFATADGPQGITIFQKHKIDLVLLDLGLASMSGLEVLREIRRIDDKAKVIVITGYPSVESSVIAMKYGAIDYIQKPFDVKGWLKRIRAILEDVKI; this is encoded by the coding sequence ATGCACACAATATTAATGATAGAAGACGATGAGGTTCAACTAGCGTTGCAACGCTCAATCTTAATGGATGCAGGTTATAAATTATTTGCAACCGCAGACGGGCCTCAAGGCATAACAATATTTCAAAAACATAAAATTGATCTAGTACTTCTCGATCTCGGATTGGCAAGCATGAGCGGTTTAGAAGTTTTACGAGAAATACGTCGAATAGATGATAAAGCAAAAGTTATAGTGATAACCGGTTATCCATCAGTCGAATCGTCTGTAATAGCGATGAAGTATGGTGCTATCGATTACATCCAAAAACCTTTCGATGTAAAAGGATGGTTGAAACGGATTAGGGCAATTCTTGAAGATGTTAAAATATAA